The Juglans microcarpa x Juglans regia isolate MS1-56 chromosome 2S, Jm3101_v1.0, whole genome shotgun sequence genome has a window encoding:
- the LOC121253519 gene encoding secreted RxLR effector protein 161-like, which produces MEKISYASVVGSLIYAQICTRPDINFVVSMLGCYQSNLGMSHWKSTKRALQYLQGTMEYQLTFRRTDSLEVTGYSDFDLAGCSDSRKSTTGCVFLLTGGAISWRSMKQTIIVLSTIEVEFVACFEATIHGLWLRNFISVLGVVNYCQALKNLL; this is translated from the coding sequence ATggaaaaaatctcatatgctTCAGTTGTGGGGAGCTTGATATATGCACAGATTTGCACGAGGCCAGACATTAATTTTGTAGTCAGCATGCTTGGGTGCTACCAAAGTAATCTAGGGATGTCTCATTGGAAATCAACAAAGAGGGCATTGCAATATTTGCAAGGAACTATGGAATACCAGCTTACCTTTAGAAGAACTGATAGTTTGGAGGTAACTGGATACTCAGACTTTGATCTTGCTGGTTGCTCtgatagcaggaaatctactaCAGGCTGTGTTTTCCTGTTGACTGGTGGAGCAATCTCATGGAGAAGCATGAAGCAAACAATTATTGTTTTATCTACAATAGAGGTTGAGTTTGTGGCATGCTTTGAGGCCACAATACATGGTTTATGGCTGAGGAACTTTATCTCAGTACTTGGAGTTGTAAACTATTGCCAGGCCCTTAagaatttattgtga